In Cryptomeria japonica chromosome 5, Sugi_1.0, whole genome shotgun sequence, the genomic window CAAAGGGAAAGTAAATTAATCAATTATTTTAAgttgtttaaattaattattttatgacacttgtatttatttaataatgttgATGACTTAAATATTTTGTTGAATAAAATAGAATAGTATAAAGTCACTATTATGACCAAAaagaatcaaaatttgaaaagtgattttttataattatttttttggaGAGTTGTAGGAGAATTATGAAAGGATTGGGAAAGAAAAAATGATATTGTCTAAGCTATTTTTCAACTATTCAACCTAGGATGAAAACCATAAggtggatattatttttttggacaAAAATACACTTAATCAATCCTTGGTAAATTCACAAAGGGTTTGAAGGTGTGTTGATTTCAAGAAGATTGTGTGACAAATTATTTGAAAGTGATTATCAATTCAAAAGAAATAGATCTAGAGGTCTTCCaggcataaattttttgttttgttttttgtgtaTGTCTGGATGAAGAAAAACGAAAAATTTTAATTGCTGTGTGGGAAAAAATTAAGAGGAGTTGAAATAAACTTCTAGTTGTTCCACTTGTGAAAGCCAAGAAGTGGTTGTACCATTGCCTAATgattaaataaattcaaacaaaccATTTAAAGAGGTTAGAAAGTTCCATGCATTAGTTTGACGAAGCTAACATCTAACATAttcaatgaaagaattcaaaattggCCATAAAGCTTATTTAGCACCTAGTGCAATCTTTCAAGGCTTCAAAAAATATAACACATCTCATAGGAAGGTTGTAGCTCATAAAAGGCTATTATACAATTGTAAGATGGTGAAAATTAGGGATTCAACAACTTACTTGCATAAAGTCCACTAATTTCCATGGGATCACCTTACATTAGGGTAAAagaattgaacttgattgatcaaatcCTAAAATGATTGAATTAAAATTAGGTTAAATCTTTCCTTATTAGAGttgaaaactaaatttgaattagggttgatttttaatgctagatctaggataaagaatgagaaattgacataaaaaACCATTAACAAAATGTTCCAGATATCATGCAGTGCTATAAACATAGATATGATGAAGGAGAATGGATCACAACTTGTGATAGAAGATTTAGGCTGAATTGTTGCGACTAAGGGGAATAGACCTTGCCTTCATCCTTTGGTCGAGAAGATATTTTCTAGTCATGATGATACACAAAAACCGCCATTGAAAGGTTGTCATAAATCCTTGGGATCGAGAACAGCTGGTCACCTTGGTCCTTCgctttttgtgccttcaaaatctaGCTTTGACTATCATCATCTACACTATCAAATTCCTTACTCATTGCTCCTAGGACAATTCCTTGTTGATTTtttcttgaatcctcatgcaaatatgtaggatgtcttcatagaaggttgataATGGATGCTTGAACATGAATAATTGATCTTAATTTCAACTTCTTCTTCAATGTTTGATGAATAATTGAATTCTTTCTCACATAGAATTGAATTGATTTTCCTAAAGTGGAACTAGGATCTTAGCTAAAGTTATAGGTTCCCCTTTttagttaccaaatgagggggtaggcttccttttatacctatcTGTGCatcaaatgtttgaatttttggagcagGTCGACAAAGACCCAAATTTCTTACCCACATCATGTTCATTGAATTCAAATTCTTTCTTTTGGAGAAGTCTGATTATGTAGACATATATAATATCACCTCACCTTCTTGTGATGTATATTGATATGACTATTTTCAAAGAGCTTTGTTAGATGCATTTTTCTCAAATATTTATTTagtgcttctcttgaataataatTTCCTTATTTCTAGCCCAAAATAACTTTTCTGTGATTCATATTTTGAATTTAGATTCATTTTTTATTCCTCACATATTTATGTTTTATATAAACCCTCCTACACTTCTACATCActccaaaattttataatttatttccaATTCTTTTGATACTTTAATTATGAAATTTGTTTAACTCACTGGTCTCCACACCTTGGCACGGTTTTCTTTAATTTCACTTTCATTttagtattttatattatattatttattggtATCATTTTAGATATCATCTCTCTCAAAATACATAGTATCTATGCTTATTACTTTTCCTTCAAGTCATTTAGTTTGTCCATAGTTTTGGATGTACATATAATTAAAAGCAGACATAAATTATCCTCTACTTTCTATTTGACTAAATATAAATGTGAAAATATAGTTAATTTCCCATTTCCCTTATCATgttgtattttattattttaaagacGCAAGCAAGAACAATTTTAGTTTTGTTTATTACAAATTAAATTGAATTCTTGGTTTGGTTAGTATACAATAAACTCAGTGCATAGTGCAATATAATTTAGTACTATTGTCTTTATACTTTGATATACTAGTGGACTATGTTTTAATAATATATCATTATGAACAAAAGTGTTAAAAAATTCAATTGTAAGTTCTCCAAATTATATCAACAATTAAATTGTGGGTAAGAATTGAAATTACATGATGTTTTGTCAAGATTCAATTACAATATCTCttacaatttaaaaatacaaaatattaatttaaaataataatgctacaataacatattattatattattatttaataattccaAAAAGTTATTTCATATAAGAATCATGCTCTAATCATATGTCAAAATATACATGTTAAAATATACCTATGTTTTATTTTTGGTAGCCTATCCACGTATCCGTTGAACATCGTATAGATACATACCAGTATAGTGAAATTTGAAAGAAACTCTGTTCTAGGTGATACGCAGGGCCATGCACTCAGGTAAAGACGTGCATCTACAGTGGCAAACTCAACTTTTAAAAGTCTTCCACGGCATCATTTTCAGGATTTATCTCTGCCTTCGTGAtgcatttttcttccttctccgTTTGGGAAGATTGGGACTGACGATGATCctgttttttcttaatttttgcatcCAGAGCACTAACCACAGTGGTCATTGCTTCTTCAGGAGTGTCCACTTTACTCATCAGAATTTCTATAATTTCAGCGGGAGTCATCTCGGCCCCGGAAGCGATCTTCTCCTCCACCAAAGGATAAAGTTCGTGAACTTCAATTCTCAAATAATTGAAAGCGAGAATTTTAAAAACAGCGAAGTTGCAGTAAGAGAGTTCAATGTGGACATCCATTCTCCCACATCTAAGAAGAGCGGGATCGAGATGTTCAGGGTGGTTAGTAGTAAAGATAATAATACGCTCCTCACCGCAGCAAGACCACAATCCATCCGTAAAATTGAGCAAACCAGAAAGGGTAAGTTGACTTCGCAGCTTGCTTTCTGTGGCCTTCTCTTTGCACTCTCTATCCGTAAGATCAAGCGAGCAGTCAATATCCTCGATAACAATGATGGCCTTTTCACTGGTCTGAGTAAGAAGGGCACGGAGCTCCTGGTTATGAGAGACCTTCGTGAGTTCAAGATCATAGATGtcatatttcatgtagtttgccaCGGCGGCAATTAAGCTGGACTTTCCCGTTCCGGGAGGGCCATGAAGAAGGTAACCGCGTTTCCAGGCGCGACCGATCTGTCTGTAGAAATCTTTTCCGGCCTTAAATCGATCAAGATCATTGATAATTGTTTTCTTTATGGATGGATCGAGTGCGAGCGTATGAAAAGTAGATGGGTGCTTGAAAGGCATGCTATTCCATCCTTGTCCACGAATGGCGCAAACTCCACTGTTGGTATATAATTTGAGTTCCCTTTTGCCCAGTTTATGCTCCGCCGCCTTTTCCGATACGTGGTTCAAATAGGCCTTGAGGAGGTTCTGGTCTAGTTTGTTCATTTTGAGAGTATAGGCCTGTCTTTCAACGGTTTCTTTGTCCACCATTTTCTGTATGGTGTGTTGGGTCCAGCACATTCTAACTCCGCGGAATGAGTCGTGGATGAGTTGTTCTGTGTCGGGAGAGATGCCCAACTCTCTCGCATTTATGCCTCGATACGCCGTTAAATTGCGAGCTTCCGAGGCGCTTTCCAGAGTTTTCACGTACTCTTCCGCGTCCGTGTACAGCTCGTTCATGTTCCATCCGTGCTTTCCTTTGAATTCTGGGAGGCTCACGCAGCAACATATATTTACGCAGTCAAAAATGCGCATCACCCATTGTCTCACGATTTGGCGTACCTGTGGGGGAAAATAGCTCTGTACGAATGTCAGAATCCCGAGTATGGATAAGATCTTTCCGATTAAGGCTTCCAATTCCATATTTATGTGGAAGTCAAGTGCTCGCTCACAGTTTTGGTTAGATGACAATAGTTTTTCATGTTTTATAGAGACTCTAAGCGTCGTCTCGCTATCAAAACGACAATTTTACCGTACACATCGTTAAAACTTTTAAGTACACCACGCGCAACAAACTGCGCACGCTCGAGGTCGGGAATTACAATCTTCACAACTTATAataaattgttattattattatgctTACGAGTTTCAAAATCTTGAGTACGGTCAATCTTGAGTATTGTAGTCATAGTTCTTTGCAAGCGAGAACGGAGAGCACTCCTTTTAGGATATAATATTGCACTCTTCGAAAGAATCAATTATGATGAAGAGTCGACGATTTTTAGGAACATGTATTACATTTGATAGAAGTAATGAATTTTTAAGGAACATTTATTACATTTGATAGAAGTAATGAATTTTTATGGTTGATTGATGCAAGTGAATTCTTATCTAGATGggattgcatttttatttttttatagacgAGATGATTATCTTTAtaattaattgatttgtaattattATTATATCTATTATATGAGTTTAAAATCAAGAGAAATGGTTAGATATACACGAAAAGATCTTACTTCACAACTAGCAAATATATTGATCATACCTTAACCATCACCTTCACAATGTATCATGAATTATACTTGAATACTTAAAAGACATCTACTTCCGATTTTTACATGAAACATGTATTCTGAGAATCATCTTTCTAATATACATATTATAAATGTAAACTCCTTCAAACTGATATACAATTATGATCTAGTGACACTCTGAATTAGATTTACACAAGCAAACAAGGCATTGAAATTTGGTGGCAAATACTTGATTAAACGGTCGAAATACCAGAGCGCATATTAATCTAGATAACTAAGAATGGACGATAAACACTCAAATTACATTCTACGTAGTCTCCTCCGTTATTTGTATTTCTTCTCTTTACCCTTCACTTTGTGTAGATCAAGATGTAAGGGGAGCATTCCTTACTCTTTTCTATCCATCCAGCACAGAAATCAAATCAGGCGAAGCTTCATCTGGGTCGTCCATTTTATTCATCAGAACTTCTATAAAATCTGCAAGAGTCATCTCAGCCCCGCATCCCGTCTTCTCTTCCACGATGGAAAAGAGCGGGTGATCCTCTATCTCCAAATAATTGAAAGCAAGAGATTTAAATGCAGGAAAAAGTGCAGAAAGAGATCAGAATGTGCATGTCCATCCTCCCACACCTGAGCAGAGCTGGATCAAGCATATCCTTGTGGTTGGTCGTAAACACAATAATACGCTCCTCTCCGCAGCAGGACCACAATCCGTCTATGAAATTGAGAAAACCAGACAGAGTAACTTTGCTGCTACTGTTCTCCTCTTCATCGTCGTCAGAAAGCCTCGAAACCCTGTCAGTTAGATGCAGTGAGAAATCGATGTCTTCAATAATAATCACAGATTTTTCCTTTGTTTGGGTGAGAAGCGCACGAAGCTCTGCATTGTTCTTCACCTGAGTGAGCTCGAGGTCGTACAAATCATTCCTAGCGGGCACAAGGCTTGATTTCCCCGTTCCAGGTGGGCCGTGAAGAAGGTAGGCTCGCTTCCACGAACGCCCAATCCGGCTGTAAAATTCCTTTCCTCGCTTAAAATGGTCAAGATCCATAAGATTCTTGCGTTTGAGAGGAGGATGGAGAGCGATTTTGTCCAATGTGGAGGAATGCTTGAACGGAATGCCGGTCCATCCATACCCGTAGATAGCATCGCCTGTATTGTTGTAGAGCTTGACTTCTTTATTCTCTCTACTAAAATCCTCTTCCC contains:
- the LOC131035666 gene encoding AAA-ATPase At4g25835-like, coding for MELEALIGKILSILGILTFVQSYFPPQVRQIVRQWVMRIFDCVNICCCVSLPEFKGKHGWNMNELYTDAEEYVKTLESASEARNLTAYRGINARELGISPDTEQLIHDSFRGVRMCWTQHTIQKMVDKETVERQAYTLKMNKLDQNLLKAYLNHVSEKAAEHKLGKRELKLYTNSGVCAIRGQGWNSMPFKHPSTFHTLALDPSIKKTIINDLDRFKAGKDFYRQIGRAWKRGYLLHGPPGTGKSSLIAAVANYMKYDIYDLELTKVSHNQELRALLTQTSEKAIIVIEDIDCSLDLTDRECKEKATESKLRSQLTLSGLLNFTDGLWSCCGEERIIIFTTNHPEHLDPALLRCGRMDVHIELSYCNFAVFKILAFNYLRIEVHELYPLVEEKIASGAEMTPAEIIEILMSKVDTPEEAMTTVVSALDAKIKKKQDHRQSQSSQTEKEEKCITKAEINPENDAVEDF